In Desulfovibrio sp. Fe33, one DNA window encodes the following:
- the selB gene encoding selenocysteine-specific translation elongation factor produces the protein MPVIMGTAGHIDHGKTTLIKALTGIDCDRLSEEKKRGITIELGFAFLDLGEDNRLGIVDVPGHEKFVKNMVAGAAGVDFVVLVIAADEGIMPQTREHLEICQLLGVSAGLVALTKIDMVDEEWLEMVKEEVAAYLEPTFLGGAPILPVSAHTGQGLDELKAELRKLVAEFKPRRRSDLFRLPVDRVFTMKGHGTVVTGTMISGAISLGEDVTLYPGSTTSKVRGLQSHGETVETAQAGRRTAVNLAGLEVDDVRRGDVLARPGSLFPSDVWDIELTVLESSRLPLKHRREIHFHHGAREVLARIHLLDRDELAPGETAVCQARFSEPMAGVWGDRVVLRSFSPLRAFAGGRVIGPAGHSIKRFSKDVELLGQLASDKPEEVASAQLELAGPKGVSFAELLTMTNLETKGLEKTLGLLGGQQRAVLFDKESRRYAGGALVDRLASGLLDFLAEYHRRESMKPGVQRGELASSWGRELPPKLMHYLLERLLKKGDIEADQEVFRLKGHKVSLASDQAKVRETILDAYSQGGATPPNLKDVLESLGMDAKQAAPVLRLLQDQGDLVRIKDDMYYHAPALNGIRESIIGFFAGHEEMSAPDFKDITGLSRKYLIPVLEYFDKEKLTVRVGDVRRLRKRS, from the coding sequence ATGCCCGTCATCATGGGAACCGCCGGCCACATCGACCATGGCAAGACCACGCTCATCAAGGCCCTCACCGGCATCGACTGCGACCGGCTGTCCGAGGAAAAGAAGCGCGGCATCACCATAGAATTGGGGTTCGCCTTCCTGGACCTCGGCGAGGACAACCGCCTCGGCATCGTGGACGTGCCGGGCCACGAGAAATTCGTCAAGAACATGGTCGCGGGCGCGGCGGGCGTGGATTTCGTGGTTCTGGTCATCGCCGCCGACGAGGGCATCATGCCTCAGACCCGCGAACATCTGGAAATCTGCCAGCTTCTCGGCGTGTCCGCCGGGCTGGTGGCCCTGACAAAGATAGATATGGTCGATGAGGAATGGCTGGAGATGGTCAAGGAAGAGGTGGCCGCCTATCTGGAACCGACTTTCCTTGGCGGCGCGCCCATCCTGCCCGTGTCCGCGCACACGGGGCAGGGGCTCGACGAGCTCAAGGCCGAACTCCGGAAGCTGGTGGCGGAGTTCAAGCCCAGGCGGCGTTCGGACCTGTTCCGCCTGCCCGTGGACCGGGTTTTCACCATGAAGGGCCATGGCACCGTGGTGACGGGGACCATGATTTCCGGGGCCATTTCCCTGGGCGAGGATGTGACCCTCTATCCGGGCTCGACCACCTCCAAGGTGCGCGGGCTGCAATCCCACGGCGAGACCGTGGAGACCGCCCAGGCGGGGCGGCGCACCGCCGTGAACTTGGCGGGCCTGGAAGTGGACGACGTCCGCCGGGGCGACGTGCTGGCCCGGCCCGGCTCCCTGTTCCCGTCCGACGTCTGGGACATCGAGCTGACCGTGCTCGAATCCTCCCGCCTGCCCCTCAAGCATCGGCGGGAAATCCATTTCCATCATGGCGCGCGGGAAGTCCTGGCGCGCATCCATCTCCTGGACCGCGACGAATTGGCGCCGGGCGAGACCGCAGTGTGCCAGGCGCGTTTTTCCGAACCCATGGCCGGGGTGTGGGGCGACCGGGTCGTGCTGCGTTCCTTTTCGCCCCTGCGCGCCTTTGCGGGCGGGCGGGTGATCGGCCCCGCCGGGCACAGCATCAAGCGTTTTTCCAAGGATGTTGAGCTGCTGGGGCAACTTGCCTCGGACAAGCCCGAGGAAGTGGCCTCGGCGCAGTTGGAGCTGGCCGGGCCCAAGGGCGTCAGCTTCGCCGAGCTGCTGACCATGACCAACCTGGAGACCAAGGGACTGGAAAAGACCCTGGGACTGCTCGGCGGTCAGCAGCGAGCCGTGCTTTTCGACAAGGAGTCCCGCCGGTATGCGGGCGGTGCTTTGGTCGATCGGCTCGCCTCCGGACTGCTCGATTTCCTGGCGGAATATCACCGCAGGGAATCCATGAAACCCGGGGTACAGCGGGGCGAACTGGCCTCGTCCTGGGGCCGGGAGCTGCCTCCCAAGCTCATGCATTATCTTTTGGAGCGGCTGCTCAAGAAGGGCGACATCGAGGCCGATCAGGAAGTCTTCCGGCTCAAGGGGCACAAGGTGTCCCTCGCCTCGGACCAGGCCAAGGTTCGCGAGACCATACTCGACGCCTATTCCCAGGGCGGGGCCACGCCGCCCAATCTCAAGGACGTCCTCGAATCCCTCGGCATGGACGCCAAGCAGGCCGCGCCCGTGCTGCGGCTTCTTCAGGATCAAGGGGATTTGGTCCGCATCAAGGACGACATGTATTACCATGCGCCTGCCCTGAACGGGATACGGGAAAGCATCATCGGTTTCTTTGCCGGTCACGAGGAGATGTCCGCGCCGGACTTCAAGGATATTACCGGGCTGTCCAGAAAGTACCTCATTCCGGTTCTTGAATATTTCGACAAGGAAAAATTGACCGTGCGCGTGGGCGACGTCCGCCGCCTGCGCAAACGTTCTTGA
- a CDS encoding lipid-binding SYLF domain-containing protein produces MSIRVSYIVSVLLLLALLAGCGVTSAKNAATDRGTAQALVDESSGLLAQLLEDDKDGRLRRLLGEAKGVVILPAVGDVSFIFSLGGGNALLIARPGGEWTGPVFMSRTSVGMGFQAGVTKQSGLLVIMHEDDVRYILETGAVLRGQARIVALNAEYDVNETPEFYESGDIYFVGGRSGLYAGMALNTGGFSNRTGLNQAYSGVEGGAPDTILFEKKTRPHGAERLLELLDGTGSASPENEKDGTEVPS; encoded by the coding sequence ATGTCGATACGCGTAAGCTACATCGTGTCCGTTTTGCTGCTTCTGGCCCTTCTTGCCGGATGCGGCGTCACCTCCGCAAAGAATGCGGCGACAGACCGGGGAACGGCTCAGGCCCTTGTGGATGAATCGTCCGGCCTGCTGGCGCAGTTGCTGGAAGACGACAAGGACGGCCGTCTGCGCCGTCTGCTTGGCGAGGCCAAGGGGGTCGTGATCCTTCCGGCGGTGGGCGACGTGAGCTTCATCTTCTCGCTCGGCGGCGGCAACGCGCTGCTGATCGCCCGGCCCGGCGGGGAATGGACCGGCCCGGTCTTCATGTCGAGGACCTCTGTGGGCATGGGGTTTCAGGCGGGCGTGACCAAACAGTCCGGCCTGCTGGTCATCATGCATGAGGACGACGTCCGCTATATTCTGGAGACGGGCGCGGTGTTGCGCGGCCAGGCCCGGATCGTCGCGCTGAACGCCGAATACGACGTCAACGAGACTCCCGAGTTCTACGAGTCCGGGGATATCTATTTCGTGGGAGGACGTTCCGGCCTGTATGCGGGCATGGCCCTGAACACCGGCGGTTTTTCCAATCGCACAGGGCTGAATCAGGCCTATAGCGGCGTGGAGGGCGGTGCTCCCGATACCATCCTTTTCGAGAAAAAAACGAGGCCCCATGGCGCCGAGCGGCTGCTGGAGCTGCTCGACGGGACGGGTTCCGCTTCCCCTGAAAACGAAAAGGACGGAACCGAAGTTCCGTCCTGA
- a CDS encoding DNA internalization-related competence protein ComEC/Rec2, producing the protein MPGLLPWQTYLLAFTLGILGVRSPLASAVALPLLAVADRVLRGPACRLPVWALLLCAVFGFAYASQRTPELPEAIPERVAAREVVVLRGVVDRAEPRSGNRLRVILDQAVLEGEDGQSEDEPLPGKVALSIRNSDYTPLPGQRARVVCRVAPVRSFGNPGMWDFEWYWQRQSVFWRAWPARRNNPVWGERPGASLAGMRSALRSLVAGRLPDTRGGAMVLALTTGDRSRLDQATMDATRSAGLAHTLALSGLHVGFVAAMGFALAWLAGRLRPRVLLRLPRPKLAVLLGAPLVLAYAWLGQPSASLIRASVMFGFWGALLLQGRGRVLMDGLFFALAAIVFVSPLSAFDLGLQMSLAAVAGIGLLYPLFRSFFSAGRSLPARLFYWAAGVIAVSVCASVAIMPLVSFYFGTFCPNLLLNLIWLPVLGFAVMPLGLLGMLLAVPAWTAPAGTFLLGWAARIADGLISLLDAAQGAGLTPVFAVLRPMWPELLGFTLLLVTAAVCLRGRRVPALLAGIGFVLLVAPHVMVMVEDSRDRTSLAMLDVGLGQSLVVSLPGGHRWLVDTGGGSPTFDLGEAVVGPSLTIGRPPRLDGIFLSHPDVDHSHGLPYLIERFDVGALYTNGMSPRGLTGERLRRVLPGSGVEPVALSAGDSVALTSGARFFVLHPGEECAATKANERSLVLRLEREGRSLALLPGDVGRSGIRELLRGGTDLAAEVLVLPHHGSRGSFAKGFYAAVGPRAILCSNGYLNRYGFPARMVREAACASTEGGFWTTARNGRVVCMWDGPDGALQVSAWLAGSACQRSTPDIGVRIGSVSRTDE; encoded by the coding sequence ATGCCGGGGCTGTTGCCGTGGCAGACCTATCTGCTCGCCTTCACCTTGGGAATCCTGGGAGTTCGTTCTCCCCTAGCTTCAGCCGTAGCCTTGCCGCTGTTGGCCGTGGCCGATCGCGTCCTGCGGGGACCAGCGTGCCGGTTGCCCGTGTGGGCCTTGCTCCTGTGCGCTGTTTTCGGTTTCGCGTATGCCTCCCAGCGGACGCCGGAATTGCCCGAAGCCATACCTGAGCGGGTGGCGGCCCGGGAGGTGGTGGTCCTGCGCGGAGTGGTCGACCGGGCCGAGCCCCGGTCGGGGAACCGCTTGCGGGTGATCCTGGACCAGGCGGTTCTGGAGGGGGAGGACGGCCAGTCGGAGGATGAGCCGCTGCCCGGCAAGGTGGCCCTGTCCATCCGCAATTCCGACTATACGCCGCTGCCTGGACAGCGGGCGCGCGTCGTGTGCAGGGTCGCGCCGGTGCGAAGTTTCGGCAATCCCGGCATGTGGGATTTCGAATGGTATTGGCAACGACAGTCCGTTTTTTGGCGGGCCTGGCCTGCGAGGCGGAATAATCCGGTCTGGGGAGAGCGGCCCGGGGCGTCCCTGGCAGGAATGCGGTCGGCCTTGCGTTCGCTGGTGGCCGGGAGGCTCCCGGACACCAGGGGCGGGGCCATGGTCCTGGCCCTGACCACGGGCGACCGTTCGCGCCTGGATCAGGCCACCATGGACGCCACCAGAAGCGCGGGACTGGCTCATACCCTTGCCCTGTCCGGCCTGCATGTGGGGTTTGTGGCCGCTATGGGGTTCGCCCTGGCCTGGTTGGCCGGCCGGTTGCGCCCGAGGGTGTTGCTGCGCCTGCCGCGTCCCAAACTGGCGGTGCTTCTGGGCGCGCCTCTGGTCCTCGCCTATGCCTGGCTCGGCCAGCCGTCCGCTTCGCTGATCCGGGCGTCCGTCATGTTCGGCTTCTGGGGAGCGCTCCTGCTCCAGGGGCGGGGCAGGGTGCTCATGGACGGATTGTTTTTCGCCCTTGCGGCCATAGTCTTCGTCTCGCCCCTGTCCGCGTTCGATCTCGGTTTGCAGATGTCCCTGGCCGCCGTGGCTGGGATCGGCCTGCTTTATCCGCTTTTTCGGTCCTTCTTTTCCGCCGGGCGGAGCCTGCCCGCGCGCCTTTTTTACTGGGCGGCGGGCGTGATCGCGGTCAGCGTCTGCGCTTCCGTGGCCATCATGCCGCTGGTTTCCTTCTACTTCGGAACGTTTTGTCCCAACCTGCTGCTGAACCTGATCTGGCTGCCCGTTCTCGGCTTCGCCGTTATGCCCCTGGGACTGCTCGGAATGCTGCTGGCTGTTCCGGCCTGGACCGCTCCGGCCGGAACGTTCCTGCTGGGCTGGGCCGCCAGGATCGCGGACGGATTGATTTCCCTGCTCGATGCGGCGCAGGGGGCCGGACTCACGCCGGTCTTCGCGGTTCTTCGTCCCATGTGGCCCGAGTTGCTCGGCTTCACGCTGCTTCTGGTCACGGCTGCCGTTTGCCTTCGGGGGCGCCGGGTCCCGGCTCTGTTGGCCGGAATCGGCTTTGTCCTTCTCGTTGCGCCGCATGTCATGGTCATGGTCGAGGACAGCCGCGACCGGACGAGCCTCGCCATGCTCGACGTGGGCCTGGGGCAGTCTCTGGTCGTGTCTCTGCCCGGCGGGCACCGTTGGCTGGTGGACACCGGCGGCGGATCGCCGACCTTCGATCTGGGCGAGGCCGTGGTCGGACCGAGTTTGACCATTGGCAGGCCGCCCCGGCTGGACGGGATATTCCTGTCGCATCCGGACGTGGATCATAGCCATGGGCTGCCGTATCTCATTGAGCGTTTCGACGTCGGCGCACTGTACACCAACGGCATGTCGCCGCGCGGATTGACCGGCGAGCGGTTGCGGCGTGTCCTGCCGGGGAGCGGGGTGGAGCCCGTCGCCCTGTCCGCCGGTGATTCGGTGGCGTTGACGTCCGGCGCGAGATTTTTCGTGCTGCATCCGGGCGAGGAGTGCGCCGCGACCAAGGCCAATGAACGTTCGCTGGTCCTGCGCCTGGAGCGTGAGGGCCGTTCCCTGGCCTTGCTGCCCGGCGACGTGGGCCGCAGCGGCATACGGGAATTGCTCCGCGGCGGGACCGACCTCGCGGCCGAGGTTCTTGTCCTGCCTCACCACGGTAGCCGGGGCAGCTTCGCCAAAGGCTTTTATGCGGCGGTGGGGCCGAGGGCGATTCTTTGCTCCAACGGATACTTGAATCGGTACGGGTTTCCGGCCAGGATGGTGAGGGAGGCGGCTTGCGCGTCGACGGAAGGCGGGTTCTGGACCACGGCCAGAAACGGCCGGGTGGTCTGCATGTGGGATGGGCCGGACGGCGCGTTGCAGGTGTCGGCATGGCTTGCGGGCTCTGCTTGCCAGAGGAGCACTCCTGATATAGGAGTGCGTATAGGTTCTGTATCGAGAACGGATGAGTGA
- a CDS encoding MBL fold metallo-hydrolase — translation MRIRFRGTRGSLPVPGPRTVRYGGNTTCIEVRGDHGGLLILDAGTGIRGLGRELVAEGVASCDIFISHLHWDHISGLPFFLPLFLPGRRVTLYGPADPLNMTGIEAALDRQMEYPFFPVRAAELSAELECRTLSEGETVDLGFAQVSPLLMNHPAPNFGYLVRCDGKSMFFTGDHEPFVNIYSPGDKDFEMYAELVEQRNRAILDRLRGVDLLVVDAQYTSEEFAVKRGWGHGSMDSALEMARDAGAELVVLTHHDMERSDEDLDELDARLRAGWKESGVRFELAREGMEFEL, via the coding sequence ATGCGCATTCGGTTCCGAGGCACGCGCGGTTCCCTGCCTGTTCCCGGGCCGAGGACCGTTCGGTATGGAGGCAATACCACCTGCATCGAGGTGCGGGGGGACCATGGAGGGCTGCTCATTCTCGACGCGGGAACCGGCATCCGGGGACTGGGGCGTGAGCTGGTGGCGGAAGGGGTCGCGTCCTGCGACATTTTCATCTCCCACCTCCATTGGGATCATATTTCCGGGTTGCCGTTTTTCCTTCCGCTTTTTCTGCCCGGCCGCCGCGTGACCCTCTACGGCCCCGCCGACCCCTTGAATATGACCGGTATCGAGGCCGCCCTCGACCGGCAGATGGAATACCCGTTTTTTCCGGTGCGGGCCGCCGAACTTTCCGCAGAACTCGAATGCCGCACGTTGTCCGAAGGCGAGACCGTGGACTTGGGGTTCGCCCAGGTTTCCCCGCTGCTCATGAATCATCCCGCGCCGAATTTCGGCTACCTTGTGCGATGCGACGGCAAATCCATGTTTTTTACCGGCGATCATGAGCCTTTCGTTAATATCTATTCGCCGGGCGACAAGGATTTCGAGATGTACGCGGAGCTGGTCGAACAGCGCAACCGGGCCATTCTCGACCGTCTGCGCGGCGTCGATCTGCTGGTCGTCGACGCCCAGTACACTTCGGAGGAGTTCGCCGTGAAGCGGGGATGGGGCCACGGCTCCATGGATTCCGCGCTGGAAATGGCTCGCGACGCCGGGGCGGAACTCGTCGTGCTGACCCACCACGACATGGAGCGTTCGGACGAGGACCTGGACGAATTGGACGCCCGGTTGCGGGCCGGATGGAAGGAAAGCGGCGTGCGTTTCGAGCTGGCCCGTGAGGGCATGGAATTCGAATTGTAG
- a CDS encoding HDOD domain-containing protein: protein MNDDIRRKMLEAVERMPAFPESVHQVVELAGDINCSQKDLVEVIKLDPVFTLKILRLVNSPFFGLSREISSISHASVYLGLNTLKNVALGLAAVGAIPKAASQRLDMGAFWLHSLAVASCASMLGRRLGIPRDDAANYFAAGLLHDIGKVVFALYMPDEYATIASECAEPGTVLHRCELKTIGITHADIGGLLAGKWHLPVELREAIATHHSLGDGGCSLVNDCLFAANQISKKLSFGSAGNYEVEPMPSGVADRFGVTLDELIADLPSLGEEVENARIFIKLGEAR, encoded by the coding sequence ATGAACGATGACATAAGACGGAAAATGCTTGAAGCCGTGGAGAGGATGCCCGCCTTTCCCGAAAGCGTGCACCAGGTCGTGGAGCTTGCCGGGGACATCAACTGTTCCCAAAAGGACCTGGTGGAGGTCATCAAGCTTGACCCCGTCTTCACTCTCAAGATTCTGCGTCTGGTCAATTCTCCTTTTTTCGGTCTTTCCAGGGAAATATCTTCCATCAGCCATGCCAGCGTCTACCTTGGCCTGAACACGCTCAAAAACGTGGCCCTGGGACTTGCCGCCGTGGGGGCCATCCCCAAGGCCGCATCCCAACGGTTGGACATGGGCGCGTTCTGGCTGCATTCCCTGGCCGTTGCCTCCTGCGCGTCCATGCTCGGCCGCAGGCTCGGCATTCCCCGCGACGATGCGGCCAATTATTTCGCGGCCGGTCTGCTGCACGACATCGGCAAGGTGGTTTTCGCCCTCTACATGCCGGACGAGTATGCGACCATAGCCAGCGAATGCGCGGAGCCGGGCACCGTCCTGCACCGCTGCGAATTGAAAACCATCGGCATCACCCATGCCGACATAGGCGGGCTTCTGGCCGGGAAATGGCATTTGCCCGTGGAACTTCGGGAGGCCATAGCCACCCACCATTCCCTTGGCGACGGCGGATGTTCCCTGGTCAACGACTGCCTGTTCGCCGCCAACCAGATAAGCAAGAAACTGTCCTTCGGTTCGGCCGGAAACTATGAGGTGGAGCCGATGCCTTCCGGGGTGGCCGACCGTTTCGGCGTGACCTTGGACGAGCTCATTGCGGACCTGCCTTCCCTTGGCGAGGAAGTGGAGAACGCCCGTATATTCATCAAGCTTGGGGAGGCCCGCTGA
- the murA gene encoding UDP-N-acetylglucosamine 1-carboxyvinyltransferase — translation MDKLIIEGGVPLQGSIQVSGAKNAALPILMACLLAEGKVSLTNVPRLADIRTSLKLLNILGCETTFEENAATSLCTGLKPEAPYDLVKTMRASVLCLGPLLARLGEAKVALPGGCAIGARPVDLHLRGFERMGAEFEITEGYIKGVCKSGLKGARITLDFPTVGGTENILMAATLAEGETEIENAAREPEVVDLANFLNACGAKITGQGTSVLHVEGVSSLKGCDYRIMPDRIEAGTYMVAAAITGGELEILDCPFHDLDAVSYKLREMGIWLQEEENYVLVRRANGLLENVDVTTLPHPGYPTDMQAQLMALMCFGKGTGTIEEKIFENRFMHVLELVRLGADIRLKGRTAMVHGVGKLKGAPVMASDLRASASLVLAGLAAEGTTTIERIYHLDRGYENIEAKLSGVGARIKRVSG, via the coding sequence ATGGATAAACTTATCATTGAGGGCGGCGTTCCGCTTCAGGGCAGCATTCAGGTCAGCGGCGCGAAAAACGCGGCCCTGCCTATTCTCATGGCCTGTCTCCTGGCCGAAGGAAAGGTCTCCCTGACCAATGTTCCGCGTTTGGCGGACATCCGCACCTCCTTGAAGCTGCTCAACATTCTCGGGTGCGAAACCACCTTTGAGGAGAACGCCGCCACCAGCCTGTGCACAGGCCTCAAACCCGAGGCCCCCTATGATCTTGTCAAGACCATGCGCGCCTCGGTCCTCTGCCTCGGACCGCTTCTGGCGCGGCTGGGCGAGGCCAAGGTCGCGCTGCCCGGCGGCTGCGCCATCGGCGCGCGTCCCGTTGACCTGCATCTGCGCGGCTTCGAGCGGATGGGCGCGGAGTTCGAGATCACCGAAGGCTACATCAAGGGCGTCTGCAAGTCCGGCCTCAAGGGAGCCCGCATCACCTTGGACTTCCCCACCGTGGGCGGCACCGAAAACATCCTCATGGCCGCGACGTTGGCCGAGGGCGAGACCGAAATCGAGAACGCGGCCCGCGAACCCGAGGTTGTTGACCTGGCCAATTTCCTCAACGCCTGCGGGGCGAAGATTACCGGGCAGGGAACCAGCGTCCTGCACGTCGAGGGCGTATCCTCCCTGAAAGGGTGTGACTACCGCATCATGCCTGACCGCATCGAGGCCGGGACCTACATGGTCGCCGCGGCCATCACCGGCGGCGAGCTGGAGATTCTGGACTGCCCGTTCCATGACCTGGACGCGGTCAGCTACAAGCTCCGCGAAATGGGCATCTGGCTCCAGGAAGAGGAAAATTACGTTCTGGTCCGCAGGGCCAACGGGCTGCTTGAGAACGTGGACGTGACCACGCTTCCGCACCCCGGCTACCCCACGGACATGCAGGCTCAGCTCATGGCGCTCATGTGCTTCGGCAAGGGCACCGGGACCATTGAGGAGAAAATCTTCGAAAACCGTTTCATGCACGTCCTTGAACTGGTTCGCCTGGGCGCGGACATCCGGCTCAAGGGGCGGACCGCCATGGTCCATGGTGTGGGCAAGCTCAAGGGCGCGCCGGTCATGGCGTCCGACCTTCGCGCCAGCGCCTCCCTGGTTTTGGCCGGGCTGGCGGCCGAAGGCACGACCACCATTGAGCGCATCTACCACCTCGACCGGGGTTACGAGAACATAGAAGCCAAGCTTTCCGGGGTAGGCGCTCGCATCAAGCGCGTCAGCGGTTAG
- a CDS encoding aminopeptidase: MSKLQLEYEPKSAWEAFASDEHRKAMDEMAANYVKFLSECKTERLVMDYVRERIGEAGFKDDFGGARVFRFNRNKTCFLARKGRRPLSDGYRLVGAHADCPRLDLKQRPLYEDLDICLAKTHYYGGIRKYQWLTIPLALHGTVVKKSGETVSVRIGEDMSDPVFTITDLLPHLAYKEVVKKVEDAFEAEKLNVVLGQSPVPAEDGEEKAKEPVKRMVLEILHQRYGIEEADFLSAEMQAVPAGPARFVGLDESLIGGYGHDDRSSVFCALEALLAEPEPEYCQIVLFWDKEEIGSEGATGAKSYFFEYCMEELVDAWEPDARLSAVLMKGSALSADVSAAMDPDYKDVYEPLNAARLGYGPCFNKFTGHRGKVGANDAHPDFIGWLRSIFDDAGIPWHMSELGKVDAGGGGTVAKFLAVYGMDVIDVGVPVLSMHSPFELVSKADIYACVLAFREFLKR; encoded by the coding sequence ATGAGCAAGCTGCAACTGGAATACGAACCCAAATCCGCCTGGGAGGCGTTCGCCTCCGACGAGCATCGGAAGGCCATGGACGAGATGGCCGCCAATTATGTGAAATTCCTGAGTGAATGCAAGACCGAACGGCTGGTCATGGATTATGTGCGTGAAAGGATCGGCGAAGCCGGTTTCAAGGACGACTTCGGCGGGGCGCGGGTTTTCCGATTCAATCGGAACAAGACCTGCTTCCTGGCCCGGAAGGGCAGGCGGCCCCTGTCCGATGGTTACCGCCTGGTCGGAGCCCATGCCGACTGCCCGCGCCTGGACCTCAAGCAGCGTCCGCTCTATGAGGACCTGGATATCTGCCTGGCCAAGACCCACTACTACGGGGGCATTCGCAAATACCAATGGCTGACCATCCCCCTGGCCCTGCACGGCACGGTGGTCAAGAAGTCCGGTGAGACCGTCTCCGTGCGCATCGGCGAGGACATGTCCGATCCGGTCTTCACCATCACCGACCTGCTGCCGCATCTGGCGTACAAGGAAGTGGTCAAGAAGGTGGAGGACGCCTTCGAGGCCGAGAAGCTGAATGTGGTCCTGGGACAGTCCCCGGTTCCGGCCGAGGACGGCGAAGAGAAGGCCAAGGAGCCGGTCAAGCGCATGGTGCTGGAGATTCTGCACCAGCGGTACGGCATCGAGGAAGCCGATTTCCTGAGCGCCGAGATGCAGGCCGTGCCCGCCGGTCCGGCCCGTTTCGTCGGCCTGGACGAATCCCTCATAGGCGGCTACGGCCATGATGACCGCTCCAGCGTGTTTTGCGCACTTGAGGCCCTGTTGGCCGAGCCCGAGCCGGAGTATTGTCAGATAGTCCTCTTCTGGGACAAGGAGGAGATCGGTTCCGAGGGGGCCACCGGCGCCAAGTCCTATTTCTTCGAATACTGCATGGAGGAGCTGGTGGACGCCTGGGAGCCGGACGCGCGCCTGTCCGCCGTGCTGATGAAAGGTTCGGCCCTGTCCGCCGACGTGTCCGCCGCCATGGACCCGGACTATAAGGACGTGTACGAGCCGCTCAACGCCGCGCGGCTGGGCTACGGCCCCTGCTTCAACAAGTTCACCGGCCACAGGGGCAAGGTCGGAGCCAACGACGCCCATCCCGATTTCATCGGCTGGCTGCGTTCCATATTCGACGACGCGGGCATCCCGTGGCACATGTCCGAGCTGGGCAAGGTCGACGCGGGCGGCGGCGGCACCGTGGCCAAGTTCCTGGCCGTCTACGGCATGGACGTCATCGACGTGGGCGTTCCGGTCCTGTCCATGCACTCGCCCTTCGAGCTGGTCTCCAAGGCGGACATCTACGCCTGCGTCCTGGCCTTCAGGGAGTTCCTGAAGCGGTAG
- a CDS encoding response regulator: MKALIVDDDFYSRNMIHEILRQVAKCDIAVNGEEAIEAFKRGLLDKAPYDLVCLDLLMPELDGQQALREIRALEQEHGISPHSESKVIVTTMLADEKETHDAFFLGGATSYLVKPIDEEKLMDEIKSLGLI; encoded by the coding sequence ATGAAAGCGTTGATCGTGGATGACGATTTTTACAGCAGGAACATGATTCATGAGATCCTGCGCCAAGTCGCCAAATGCGACATCGCCGTTAATGGCGAGGAGGCCATCGAGGCCTTTAAACGCGGTCTGCTGGACAAGGCCCCCTACGATCTGGTCTGTCTTGATCTGCTTATGCCTGAACTGGACGGCCAACAGGCCCTGCGCGAAATCCGCGCCTTGGAGCAGGAGCACGGCATCAGCCCGCACAGCGAGTCCAAAGTCATCGTCACCACCATGCTCGCGGATGAAAAGGAAACCCACGACGCTTTTTTCCTCGGAGGGGCAACCTCCTATCTGGTCAAGCCCATCGACGAGGAAAAGCTCATGGACGAGATCAAGAGCCTGGGGCTCATCTGA